A genomic window from candidate division Zixibacteria bacterium HGW-Zixibacteria-1 includes:
- a CDS encoding TIGR02710 family CRISPR-associated protein — protein sequence MNKDKVLVITVGGSPQPIVKSLKEHDPAYIYFIPSSLTANEIPAIIESVYAKGCNAVKKIFTIVDYNDLKECYKICHEAIEDIYSLGLNTKEIIVDLTGGTKIMSGALLLAIADLGLTISYVGGEQRTKDGKGVPINGTERIICSYHPYDMLAKASKERFCLCFNGYRFQSAAVIAEEISLRGSSSLRYIFGALKQISLGYFDWDHFRFDRALHAIDKGLFELHRLSSEYHDDIKKLTGFIQEVTQNKEYLTNLKTDIYSTELVRELVANSCRRAEEGKYDDAVARLYRALEMLAQSQFYDLYRQTTSKFPFEKLHSVLRARLKNGRDASGNIDLGCFMAFAQLAHENNEYGKLFLENRDQIRALMNQRNTSILAHGTIPLDKGKYENLYNIFKDIFEINGRHYEFARIEETDLITIGV from the coding sequence TTTTATCCCATCATCCCTGACAGCGAATGAGATACCCGCAATAATTGAATCTGTATATGCTAAAGGGTGTAATGCCGTCAAAAAGATTTTCACTATTGTTGATTATAATGACCTGAAAGAGTGCTACAAAATATGTCATGAAGCAATTGAAGACATTTATTCCTTGGGATTAAATACCAAGGAAATAATTGTTGATTTGACCGGGGGCACAAAAATAATGAGCGGTGCCCTGCTTCTGGCCATTGCCGATCTTGGCTTGACAATTTCCTATGTTGGCGGCGAGCAACGCACAAAGGACGGCAAAGGCGTTCCTATCAATGGCACCGAGCGGATAATCTGCAGTTATCACCCCTATGATATGCTGGCCAAAGCATCCAAGGAACGATTCTGCCTGTGCTTTAACGGATACCGCTTTCAAAGCGCTGCCGTCATTGCGGAAGAGATATCATTGCGTGGCAGCAGTTCCCTGCGGTATATTTTCGGGGCATTAAAACAAATCAGTCTGGGATATTTCGATTGGGATCACTTTCGTTTTGACCGGGCTCTGCACGCCATTGATAAAGGACTGTTTGAATTGCACAGGCTGTCTTCTGAATACCACGATGATATCAAAAAGCTGACTGGATTCATTCAGGAAGTCACACAGAATAAAGAATATTTAACAAACCTGAAAACCGATATATATTCAACTGAACTTGTGCGAGAACTTGTTGCGAACTCCTGCCGCCGCGCTGAAGAGGGTAAGTATGACGATGCCGTGGCGAGGCTATATCGCGCGCTTGAAATGCTGGCCCAGTCACAGTTTTATGATTTGTATCGCCAGACGACATCAAAATTTCCTTTTGAAAAACTGCACAGCGTACTAAGAGCGAGATTAAAAAACGGCCGGGACGCAAGCGGCAACATAGATCTGGGGTGCTTTATGGCATTTGCGCAGCTTGCACATGAAAACAATGAGTACGGCAAATTATTTTTGGAAAATCGTGACCAGATCAGGGCCTTGATGAACCAGCGAAACACATCAATTCTTGCGCATGGAACAATACCGCTTGACAAAGGCAAATATGAAAATCTGTATAATATATTTAAAGATATATTTGAAATAAATGGCAGGCACTATGAATTTGCCCGTATAGAGGAAACTGACTTAATAACCATTGGCGTCTGA